Below is a genomic region from Xiphophorus couchianus chromosome 9, X_couchianus-1.0, whole genome shotgun sequence.
AGGTTTACAAGCAAACCTTTGTTCTCCAACAAAGGTTTGTGAGAAAATCTTACAGAACAAACAGAATGATGACAACCAGGTGACACAGCAGACAGATTTTCAGTTGGTATGAATACTGCTGCAGGTACTGTAGCAAATTATTGtgaattatttacataacaattacacatttcaataaaaagctGCAGTCTTTTTACATTTGGACACAGTGGTTCCCCAGTATTCATGCGTTTTTAGTATTACAGTCTGctgaaatctgcaaatacttcAGATTCCCTAAATACATTcctataaataaattcatataaatatattaaatatttgctacaaaaaagtgaataatatAAAGTTATGTAGCGTACCACACAAAAATCTGTCAAGGTGGGGGTTAATTCTGATATTTTCCAGTCTAATCAGACATAACATACAGAGTATGACATTTACTATTTTGTGACGAATATGCACAAAAACcggtgagagaaaaagaaaaatgtatacaGACTGAAACTCACATGTAACTAATGCTTCATATGtcaaaatctgtcaaaaatagtttttgcctcttgtgatgtcatcaacccaAAAACGAACAAAGCGGAATTGTCACGAGTTTTCATCTGTGCATTTTTCAAGCGCTTTGTTGTACTTTGTTAAATTGTACAGAGAAAATCCATAATTTactgtgttttgtctttttgttttgtttttgagaaacaaaaaaacaaatgtagatAGTTTTAAGATAAGGATTAAAATAATTCCGAAATCTCGTAAGGActgtctctccccccccccaagaTATATATTTCCATAAATATTCTCAAGTGTTCACTTTTAAAATCGACCTAATTCTAAACTTTGAATATGCACGGTTTAATTAAGCATTATAGAGAATGCTGGTTTATCTTTCTATGGTTTATCTTTGATGGTTATTCTGGTGGAGAGTTCTATGGTACTAATAAAATCTATTCTTccacccttttcttttttccttcagcCATGTGATTCATCCAGGAGCATCATTTTCCTTGGGGCGTGTATCAAGCAAACGCGTGGTCTTCCCCTATTGGCTATAAAGCTTAGCGTTCAGATTTTCTCTCCTCCGATTGGCTGAATGACGCGACACTAGTTTGGAGCCACCGACCAATCAGATTCAGACATCTGTTCcgagcagagaggagagaggcTGGTGCTCCTCGGTGGCTCGGTACCGTATTATGACTGTATGAGAAAGACTGGACCAGCACCGCCGACATACAGAATAGAAAAAGCAAGAATATCCACATAGGCGTGTATTTGTAGTTTGCTGTCTTTATTCCGGACGGAGTGCTTTTAGCTCGTAACCATGACAGCGCTGTCGCTGATTTTGGTGGCCGTGTCTGCCGCCTCTGTCCTGGCCGAGTCCTCTATGTATTTCCGAGAGCAGTTTGAGGATGGCGGTAaggttttatctttattttaatattatgttGTTACTAAATATGGATTCTGTCCACTTTTCGTTTATTTTaccattaaataataataataaaaaaagatgcttaATTGATAGAATGGGGGTTCatactttgaatatttttaatgcaatattttgCACGCATCAGTTGCTCGCTATAGGGATAAATCCCATTTAATCTATAAGATGATCAGTCTTGGAGCCCCTTCTTCTTCTGCCTCAGTCCTTCAGCTATAGTCCATCTGTTTCCTGCCCCCAGTTGTCTTCAAAGCTCTCCCCCCACCCTGCAGCTCATCCCTACCTTGGTCATTCTCTTATATCCACCTCATCCCTCAGTAACATGCACCTGCACAGATtttatcatcattatcatcagcAGTAGCACAGGTGCTTTTAGCAATGTGTGATGCTTATCACAATGAATGCTCAACCTGATCTTGTCTGTGCAGATGCCTTCAATAGTCGCTGGATGGAATCCAAGCACAAGTCAGACTATGGCAAGTTTGTGCTGTCTGCAGGGAAGTTCTACGGAGACGCAGAGAAAGATAAAGgtgagtgagaaaaaaacacacagtgatGTGGAGCTTGTCTTGTAAATGTAACTAATAAATGAAGGAGTTTAGATTATCTAACAGTGGTGAGCAGTTGACACTGGGTGAGCCACACACCTGGTCCCTCATTGACTCCattcagcaataaaaaaacaagtaaacaaaaaaaatcattatataGCAGCCACAGAAAGAACTAAAACAATTGATTtaccaatttattttaagagatGGACAAATTGATGAATAGTATTTATGGGCTGCTATGGGATTCTCATTACTCTTTAGTAAAATCACAGCTGCATAATATTAGTTATATATAATGTTAACCCAGATATAacttattttatataaacaaaaacaattgttaTTCctgttttactaaaataatttaccTTACTGTTTATTGCAGTTTAATTAATGTTACTTATCACATGtatttcttgtgatttttataTGTTGACTTAAGCAAATACATTGCATTAAAATCCTCTAACTTCAGTTTGCACAGAATATTAAATAGCTATTCTGCTCTTTATAGAGAATTACATATGTAACTAGCAGGTATTAGCTGGTTGGGTCGGCATGCTGCAGTCAGCTGCCTACAAGTTCTGAACCTTTCAGCTTgttggttttagttttaaaactgcaatacCTCAATAAAAATGCTGGAAGTGTTTTGAGGATGTTTTTACTGCTAGGAAATATTCACAAAACATCAGTCTTCTAAGAGCAAGAAAGTGTGGTTGTCTTTTTTCATAGAGCTGACttggcagtgtgcagcagctCTTGGCTGATGGGCAGTACTGCATTAGTATGTGCATCGTTCAAGTGAAGAAAAGGTGTGAGATGCATCAATAAATTCCTACTTGGAaactttttacctttttatttgtagtatttttttcctctctcgtTAAATATGAGGTATGTAACATttatgtatacagtatatatatatacagtatatatatatacagtatatatatatatatatatatatatatatatatatatatatatatatggttttttttacatatttattaaactgtcactgtgtcCTGACAGTATAtgatgagacaaataatctgtgaatgATCAAATTCCTCCACCTCCTACCAGTGCTACTATTACTGTCTGAAGAAACGCACCGCtcccggtcaaaaacaaccaataagagcCACAAAAATGGTCTTATcactgtcaatcaaccttgtgtACACAGTGCTAAaagtgctaatggtggagaaataGTTTACCGTTCCAGGAAAACAATTAATCCTCCATCATCAGTCGCAATGCTAACGAGCCTGAGCATTCGTGACAGGCTTTGGTGATGAGAATAAGATGCATCATGGAAGCTTAATTTgtcttcacagattatctgtctcatattatattGTCAGGATGAAgggatagttttaacaaatatgtaaaacacattttttatatataaaagtaTACCTTTAATCTAAGTCTGATGTCGTCCTAATACCTATAGAGGAGTGGGCTCAAATCGCATTCTTCAAGAgccagagtcctgcaacttttatcTGTGTCCTTTGTCCCTCTCACTTGAATTAAATGGTAAAAATGCATCACTAGCATTCAGTCCAGCTCTACAGAGCTCTGCTGATGAGCTAatattggagccaggtgtgctgaagcagagaggcACCTAACAGTTGCAGGACCACTctgtaaatcattaaaaatcttttttgtgtttgttttccactttgaaaataatgtttttgtacaatttaCCTGGTGTTAGTCAAAAGCAGTTCAGACTCAAGACACgataaaagttttttaatttagcaCCGGATTATATGCTGAGTGGACATGACAGCAAGcttgtttttgccttttcacGCTGCCCTCTTGGCCATGCCGCCCTGAGCAGAAAACCACACGAGCCTATATCAGAACcaccattgtttgttttttaaaataatcaaatttcagattttctttttaaatttaatttaccCAGATGGCAGCTTTTGATAATTAATCAGCATGCCACTGAAAACATTTCGGcctaaaaatctgcttttatcaTTCTCGGCTCATAAAGCAGTGCCAGTGTTTTTCTGTTACTCATCATGAAAGTGGCTCTAAATAACTCGGGATCAGCCTATTAAATTCTGCCTCAGCCGGGATCTTTGTCACGAAGATGCTGTTTTTACCGCAGGTTTGCAGACGAGCCAGGATGCCCGCTTTTATGCTTTGTCAGCCCGTTTCGATGACTTCAGTAACAAAGGCCAGCCTCTAGTCATCCAGTTCACTGTGAAACACGAGCAGAGCATCGACTGTGGCGGCGGATACATCAAGCTGTTCCCCTCTGAGCTCAACCAGGAGGACATGCATGGAGACTCCGTCTACAACATCATGTTTGGTAGGACTCTGAGTTTTTGTCAGATTATGCTTCCTTAATcatttacaacatttatttatgataaAATGCTTTTACAAAGTTTTGTAAACATACTTTAAGGtacttaaaactttattttcttcatgCCTCCTTCAGGTCCTGATATTTGTGGCCCAGGCACAAAGAAAGTTCATGTGATCTTCAACTACAAAGGCAAAAATCATTTGATTAACAAAGATATCAGGTGCAAGGTATGgcatagttgttttttttttaaacttattaatAAAACTAGTTTCAGTTCTAAGCCAATCTATTTTTtgggaggggggagggggggataGTATTGAATGATTACCAATAATTACTCTCAGTTCTGACTAGTTGACCTAACAAGGAAGGaggtaatttttaaaagttcagtttttagaGCTCCTCCTTCCCGGTTCTATCATCTCGCTGTCCTTTGCAGGATGATGAGTACTCCCACTTGTACACGCTGATCGTCAACCCTGACAACACCTACGAGGTTAAGATCGACAACAAGAAGGTCGAATCTGGCAACCTGGAGGATGACTGGGACtttctcccccccaaaaaaatcaaGGACCCCAACGCCAAAAAGCCAGAGGACTGGGACGACAGGGAGAAGATTCCAGACCCCGTTGACAAGAAACCTGAGGTTAGTCTGCTGTAATAGTGGGATAACTTTGTGAAGGCTTTATATTCTCTTGTTTTAACctatcttcatttttttaaggaCTGGGACAAACCTGAGAACATCCCAGATCCTGATGCCAAAAAGCCTGACGACTGGGATGATGAGATGGACGGAGAGTGGGAGCCGCCTATGATTACCAACCCTGACTACAAGGCATTCTTACACAGATTTTCCTACTGCTGTTATAAATATACCTGCCAAATAAAACTCTTTCACTTACATTTGTCCAGGattatttctttcagtttttttatttacatgagccttaatgtgttttttgcaCGTGCAGGGCGAGTGGAAACCCCGAGAGATCGATAACCCTGCTTACAAAGGCAAGTGGGTTCACCCTGAGATCGACAATCCAGAGTACACAGCTGACCCGGAGATCTACAAATATGACAGCATCGGCGTGATTGGACTGGACCTGTGGCAGGTGGGATGGTCTTGCTGATGGTGTTCAGTCAACGATAAAAATACAGCAGCTAAATTAGAAAAACTCTCAAGGTTCCTACAGAGACTGTAAGGAAAGATATAGAACTGGATTGAAGTATTTTAGCATGTCTGAATAATTACTTGCAAGCAAATAGAgcatagaatatttttaaatattcacttcGTTCTCCGTCCATCATCAATCACTCAGATCACTTAATTTGTCCATTATCGGTAATTAACTCATTGATCGAGTCACCTGCTTATTCGTCCTTTCACTTATTCCCCCTAAATTGTCAAGTTAGGGGGCAAATGGCATAATAATGAAATTTACTCTCAAAACTAATAAactttgtaaagaacacttaacactggaagatattttaaatatccaaaataaaacaaaagcgaTGAATAAAAAGGGAATGAAAACCTCTACAACCGAAACCCAAAATAGAATGCATTATTAAgcttttgtaaacaaaaaatcatcataatggaaattgagctcatttttaatttatcatgcagtcagttaatttattaatttctaaTTGCGACAGTCTTATCTGTCCCTCCGTCCCTCCAAAACAGTCTCTGGTTTCCATATTCAAACTCTGACCCCATAAATATTTGTATAACTAAACAtaatcaatacatttatttataactcTAATATGTTTTGGCTGTCTGAAGCACATCTGCTAACTTAGCTATTTAATAAAGAGATCTTTGCATTATCATCATTCTTTGAACAAGCTTGGCAACCAAGACAGAGTTTTGTTTCCTCAAAAGTACATCCTGGTGGTTAAAAGCTGGCCTTTGTTACTGAAGTCATCGAAATGGGCTGACGAAGCATAAAACCACTCCATCCatggaattacattttttgtaaatattttgtaaagtgtGGGAAACTTGTTTGGTGGCCTTCTCAACATGCCTTGTAGGCTGAACACCATACTGTGGTGCATGacactcaaataaataaataatcaaatctaTACagtgaaaatgagcaaaaataactTAGAATAGAAGCTCGTATCTAAGTTTCTTGGAAGTGTTCTGCGTTGGGAACAAGAAATGCTCAGGATCTTTGTTAATAAAGCATTTATACTTGATCTGGACTGACtgacttgtgtttttgtaaaggtCAAGTCTGGGACCATCTTTGACAACTTCCTAATCACCAACGATCCCAAAGTGGCCGAGGAAGTTGGAAACGAAACCTGGGGAAAAACGAAGGTATGTTCCCAGTTCTGTCTGTTTGCAAAGACTCTTTGAATCTGACTTCATCagttttgaatgattttttttaattgcatgttGTCTCCATTTCCAGGATAATGAGAGAAAGATGAAGGAAAgccaagaggaggaggagaggaagaagcgAGAGGAAGAGGACAAGAAGAGGAGGGACGAGGTGaaggaagacgaggaggaagaagaaaaggatgaggaagaggaagaagaggaggaagagggagaggaaccagaagaagaggaggaagaggaagaagatgaagGCACAGACTCTCAACTCAAGGATGAGTTATAAACTCAGGAACGGCTCTGTTTGAGTCTGTGGTTTGTTGAACGGAGACTGAAACGAAAGACCCTGATGAGCGTCACTTCAGGGTGGATCTGGGTGGGACggactttttaatttgtttgtttacaaaacaaaaggGATAGGTCAATAAGGGCAATTACTgttgtgtttcctgtttccatGAGCCACTACTGCTACTATTAACATGATTATTGTTATATAAATTGGAATAATAGAAGTGATCCGCTGGAACGAATGTCAAGATTAGTAATTATAAAGCTGCAAGTTGTTCTCTGCAGAACCGTATAAACTATCATTTGTTTAATGAGAATCTAGGTTTATGTGAAGCTTTGACAGGAAAATGTAGTTGCTGTATGAATGGTGCCATGacaatgttttgtttacctCATGTGGTTTGtgtgttatttgtttgttttttttgtacatgttttaCACTAATTCATGTCAGTCTGGAAGGATTGGATTGAGTTCTGCATCTTAATGCAGGCAATCTGTCCTGCTTTAacgttaaattaaaacaaggttTAATGGGAACCACCATCAGGACTAAGACTTTGTATTTTACACCCTGCTCAGATCAGCCTTCTGTCTGCGGCTGGTTAAATAGGCTACTTTAGAATGAAGCCCCATCTGTAGTTTTCTTTCTAACCAACTCTTCCACTTTGGTGCACCTTCAGTCGTCTTTTTATCATAATTAAGAGTTAGTTGTACATTAGGTCCTCTCCTGTAGCAGTGAATCATCTGATACCCAAGATGATATAACGAGTTTCCTCCTGTCTGATTTCAGTACATCTGCACTGCTGCACCCCAGCACATTGTCCCATACACAATGCTCCAACAATGCTCCTTTTGTAAAGCACACATTTTGTACTAATGGTCAGAAATGAAGTGGGGGGTCAAATTTTATGTTGCtgtgcaaataataaaaacaatctggaGAAATCAAACAGACATGTATTTATctctaaatgttacatttgcaTCTCTTATTCTTTTCTTCTTGCCGTTATGGCATAATGATTACTTAAGATTTTGTGGCTTTCAACGGTGACGagtgtgttttttctctttttaaaatcatgaatGTGTTTTTGAGAAAGCTAACTGATGGATTACAATGACGTAGCTTATTTCCATTCTGTGCAAGACTAAAATTCTGCATATTCTTCACATTTGATTCCCCTAGTAAGTTTTAAACCCCATTGCAGCACCATAACCTgacactgaataaatatttaggaATCCGACCTCCAATCTGacttaatttacaaaaatgaagTCTTGACTGCATGCCTGACAACtgctttaaatcattttcatacatttttaaaaatgtataatttggATGAATAATCCACAACTAAATGCTAGTGATTATTAATTATGAAGTTTCATGAAGGGTCATTTCCTTTATGGGAAACAAAAGAATATGTCACTGATGTCagtcaaatattgtttttcccTGCTCACATACAAAGATGGAGAGCAGCAGTAAATTGAAGGATTTTGATCacagtttctttaaaacaccTATTTCACTACACTTAAAGTTGAAACAAGATATTTACTTGCACTGAAAGTTTACATATAATTCAATATTTACTTACATTAAAACATATATAGCCTTTGGTCAATCATTTTACctttaaatcaaactgaactTTTCTGGTTTTAGGTCTGTTAGAATgatcaaaataatttccttttgctAAATGCCAGGTCATTTTAGACCTGGCATTTagcaaaaggaaattatttttctgtcccAAAAAACTGtcccaaaattattttgggACAGTTTTTTGTAagagaatttaattttatttacttggaTTGATAAATTTTTGTATATCTTCTTGGTATTGCTGACTCCCACACCGACACAACTAACACTGCCTTAAAATGCTAAGGGACAgttaagaaagagaaaagatgaaaaatgcaTATTCCACACCTGATATCGTCTGGAGATTGCTCTTGGAGAACTATTGTAGtacatttgtgtaaaatgatAGTAATAAATAAGTGTAATTAATCTTAGACTTGTTTCTTGAACAAGATAATGAGTACTAACGGACTCCACAATTACTAGATCCTAATCCAGTAAAGCCCTGGATTTACTGGATTCTGGGAGTCCAGTAAATCTGGGAGACTGATGTGAATGTGAAGCCAGCAGATCTGAAAATGTGTGAAGCTACTGAAGCTCTGAGGAATGTGCTTGACACATTGTTGATTCTATGCCATAAAAATAGGAAGttctgaaagacaaaaagaggGTCCAACTTGGTACCACCAAAGTGTCACTATTAAAGTGGTCTGTGGGAGATTATACCAATGAATGCATAACCAACTTGTTCGAGTGCAATGAAATATGAGTTTTGAATGTGAGATTTTATTCTATTCAGCTGCAGCACAGTAGAGGGAGTCATTGGCTCTGTTCTGCACTTTAGATTATCTCTGGTTTTGacataaatttgcaaaaacaaatcaagaatATCCATGTCAAATGTCCCTACTGCAGATACTAAGATATATTTTAGTTAGTATTAATACTGAAGGTATCCTATAGTTGCGGGcagttattatttatatttattgctaCAATTACTTAAGTAATGGGGTAAAACTTACTTAAGAGTAGTTTTTACTGTACTTTTGACCTTTACTTGAGTTATATTATTATGAAGTATAGCTACTCTTACGTGTTTAATCCCAATTTAAAGGAATCTGTTAACTCTTGAAATAGTCTATAAAGAAAGGGAGTTCATACTTCCTCATATTTTTGCAAGGACCCTTTAGGGGCGTACAATCTTGTAAAGTTGTAGCGTATCATCTCACAAAGCCGATATGGAAAGTTGGGGCTTGGGCGTTTTCCCTGAGATGAGAGTGAGTAAGTCTTAATGATCCGGAGAGGGcccatttgttgttttttaatcacaacttgcgtttaaatataaaatcaatagGATTTCCC
It encodes:
- the calr gene encoding calreticulin gives rise to the protein MTALSLILVAVSAASVLAESSMYFREQFEDGDAFNSRWMESKHKSDYGKFVLSAGKFYGDAEKDKGLQTSQDARFYALSARFDDFSNKGQPLVIQFTVKHEQSIDCGGGYIKLFPSELNQEDMHGDSVYNIMFGPDICGPGTKKVHVIFNYKGKNHLINKDIRCKDDEYSHLYTLIVNPDNTYEVKIDNKKVESGNLEDDWDFLPPKKIKDPNAKKPEDWDDREKIPDPVDKKPEDWDKPENIPDPDAKKPDDWDDEMDGEWEPPMITNPDYKGEWKPREIDNPAYKGKWVHPEIDNPEYTADPEIYKYDSIGVIGLDLWQVKSGTIFDNFLITNDPKVAEEVGNETWGKTKDNERKMKESQEEEERKKREEEDKKRRDEVKEDEEEEEKDEEEEEEEEEGEEPEEEEEEEEDEGTDSQLKDEL